In Methanobacterium sp., the sequence AACTGGCAGGTGAGTGTTTCAATTGACAATGAAAACCAAAACATCATTGTTACCAAGGATTACTATACTCAACTACAGATTATGATAACCCCCAATTACGGTATGTCTGAAGAAGGAGTTCTTCACCAGAAAAATTACACCGTCTATCCTGGTTGGAAAAAGATATCAGAAGATACCCTCATATTAAACAATCAAACAGCATACCGAACCATATTGCAGGGTAATGATATTATGTTCTTTTTTAACCAGATGAGACACGAAGAAATACTCTTTGTGAAAAATAACAATACATTTACCATTCTAACCACAGTTCCCACTAAAGATTACAATGAAGAAAAACAGAGTTTTGAGACTATTATTGATAGTATCCGTGTTCAATAAGTGAGTTAATTACTATCAAACATTTTGAAGGGTACTTTAAATAAAAGGATTGTAACTGTAAAAATTACTAAATTTAAAAAAGAGACATACATTTCCAGTGTAAAAAAATTCCCATTTACTTATTTTAAAAATAAAATAAAAGTTTATGGGCCTTGCAATCTGGAAATAATTAATTGAATGTGGAAATATTAATTGAATGGATTTAATTTACTATGGCTCTTTTTGAATTTCTCACTAGTTGAGTTGCATATATAACCACCGCAACTAAGGCCAGTAAATAGAACAGGTAAACCACACTATCGGTGGGGCCTGTTTCCACCCATATCATGGTATGGGTTAACACGATTGCATATAATGCAGTGAATGCCCCGTTAGCTTTAACTTGGGTGGCGTAGATGACCTGCAGTACTGCTCCAATTATAAACATCTGTATGGCCATGGCATAGAATCCAAAGTCCAGTACTGCTGGTCCGAATATGGTTGAAGTTATGCTGGTGGTGGGTGTGCTCCCGGATACAGGGTAGTTAAGGACAACCTGCCCCACTGTGACCCTAGGATGTCCTGTGGAGAGTGCCTGGTGGAATAGGTCGCCTCCGGTAGCTCCAGCCATGTGCACGATTTTGTCAAAAACCATCATGGTAAAGCCAGCACGATACGCAACGAGTTGTAACGGGTTTAAACTCCATTGTTGCCATTGAATGGACATTACCGCGATGTAACCTGCTGCTACCCCCACTAAACCAATTAACAAGATTGAAATCAGTATGTGGCTGGTTTTCATTTTCCGGGTGTAATATAAGGTTATAAAACCACTGATGAGTATGGCCATGGTGGTGGTTCGGTAGCCGTTAATAGCAAAGACTCCCAGGCCTATGATGAAAAGAAGATAATACCATTTGCGTGGATATTTTGCCAGGAGAATGGTGATTGCCGGGAGGAATATGGGGTATGAAATGCGCCATAAGTCCGTGGTGGCCTTGAACTTCAAGTACCCGCTTAAGATAGGTATACCTCCTAAAAGGTAGAGGTTCAGGATTTGGAGGAATATGCCAATGAGTACTGCAGCCAGTACCACCCGCTCATCCAGTAGGATCCGGAGTTTATTGTACCACGGTGCGGAATTCTCTTCAGTAACATTGGAACCTCCCAGAATGGATTTAAGTTTTTCACTATGATTATAAATGAATTTAGGGACGAAAACACCTGCAATGAAAAATAGAGTTCCCATTAAAACGTAGGCCCAGGTGGTGTTGGAAATCCACTGAAGGTTTCTCAGGTGTTCCTGGTATGCTATTGCTGCCAGTGCTATGTACAAAGCAATGATAACCACCAGAATATAGGGTGAAAATAGATCCACACTTTTAAACTTCATAATTATTCTCCTAAAATGTTACTACTAGTTTATTCTATTAAATTATACCATGAAATCAAAATTTACATGTTGTAAGTAACTTGAATAAAATATCAGAATTTTTTCTTGTTGGGAATTATTTCAAGCTTTAAGAAATTTATTTAGTATTATTTGTCTAATTCCTTTATTCCTTTTGTTTATAAAGCTTTTTAGTCATGGGATGAATCCACCATTGACTAGTAAATTTCATCGTAGACTAGCATATACATAATTTTGACCCTAGAATTAACCTTAATCTTGTTCTACAGTAGAAGAATTGCGTAGGTATTGGACCAATTAATGGTGCAGTATTGTAACTGAAAACAATATTTGTGTTCTACAGTAGAAAAATAACTCTACTTTCAATGCAAACGAGCATCAAGTCAAGATAAAATTCCCTAATACATTCTACTGTAGAAAATAGTAAATCCTTGCTAAATAATGTTTATTATGAATTTAAGAGTTTAATTAATCTTAAAAAAAATTAAAAAAAATAATTTAATAATAAAATTAAGGAATTAAAAAAAATTTGAAGTAAAAACTAATAATTTTTAATCCTAATAATCTCCTGATGCAGTTTTAACCAGTCTACTGGCAAAGGTGGGGCATGCTGCCACATGAGTATGCACGTAACTGGCCAGGGTGTTCTTGCTCATCAATCCATCCATGGAATCAACCACTCCCTGACCCCTCAGGATGTTGAATGCGAATTTCGGTTTCTGGCCTTCCAGTTCAAGTTTGGAATAGTGGAACTCATGACCATGGAAGGTCTCTCCTTCCGGGATGATTATGTTATCATGTTCTGCCCTGGCAATGACGTAGCTCAATGCCTGGGGTTTTTTAGTCATGTGGGAGTGGTAACCGAACACATCACACATCTGGTGCTGGTTTATGGAACGGGTGAGGTACATTAATCCTCCACATTCAGCATAGATAGGTCGCCCTTCCTGGTGGAATTTTTCTATGGATCTGCGCATGGACTGGTTGGCCTCCAGTTCCCGGGCAAAAATTTCAGGATAACCTCCACCAATGTAGATTCCATCCACATCTGGCACCCCCTCATCATGTAACGGACTGAAATAAACCAGCTTTGCATTGTTGGATTCGAGTGCTTCCAGGTTATCCTGGTAGTAAAAGGTGAACACTTCATCTCGGGCAATGCCCATTTTAACTTTCCGGGTGTTTTCCTGCTGGAATAGTGGCTCCCGACCTTCAGGCAGTTTCCCCGCACCTTTCATTATGTTAACAAGTGCGTCCAGATCTATGTTCTCCTCCATGACCTGGCCCCAGTCTTCAATGTTCCGTTTGATGTTTTCCCTTTCCACTGCCGGTACCAGGCCCAGGTGACGTTGCTCAACACTGATGGCATCATCCCGAGGAATACCTCCAATTACTGGGGTGTTTGCCAGTTTTTCAACTGCCTCCTTGGTCTTGAGGTAGTGTTTCCTGTTTTTAACCAGATTCAGAATGACCCCTTCAATCCGTATGGTGGGATCCAGGGTTTTAAAACCAATAACAATGGCGGCGGCACTTTTAACCAAGCTACGGGAATTTAAAATAAGAACAACCGGTGCATTTAGTGCTTTAGCGATTGAAGCGGTGTTTCCCACATCCCCAGTGGGGCTTATTCCTTCATAAAGGCCCCTTACACCTTCTATAACCCCTATCTTTGAATTTGAAATCTTCAAACCCCTTTCAAATGCCTCACGGATCTGGCCGTCACTCATGAAAAATGAATCCAGGTTTCGGCTAACATTTCCAGTGGCCATGGTATGATAAGTGGTATCAATATAATCCGGGCCTGCTTTATAGGGTTGGACTTCCTGTTCATGGGAGAGGGCCTTCATTATCCCGGTGGAGATAGTAGTCTTCCCCACCGCGCTACCTGTGCCTGCCAGTACTAATCTCATGTGTCTAATAAGAACCGTCTTTATTATAAAAGTGGCGACATGTATAAAAAAAGTGGGATATTAAAATAATTACAAAGGATATATTAAAATAATTAAAAAAACTATTCTGGCACATAATGACCTCGGTTCCAGTATGAATGCCTGAGTAGTTAGAATAATCAACAATTTACTTTTCATCTGCTCTTTCTAAATTTTTATTTATCTTAATGAATATAAAGAAACTTGATGGAGATACAAAAATTGCGTATTCTGGGTGAAGCCTCCCAGTACGACCTCTGTAACTATGTAGGGTTTAATCAAGAGAATTTCACCTCCCGTAACCTGCCTGGGATTTACCATGCCCGAACTCAAGGGGGTTGCCAGGTCCCATTATTCAAGGTATTGATGAGCAATCACTGCACCAGTGACTGTAACTACTGCATCAATCACTGCCATAACCATTTTGAAAGGATTGAATTTTCACCGGAAGAGTTAATATCAGTTTTTCTCCACTATTATCAGAATCACTATGCTGAAGGGCTTTTTTTAAGTTCAGGGATGCCCGGTGATGCTGATGTGGCCATGGAAAATATGGTGGAAGTAGCCCGTAAACTGCGCCTGGAATACGAGTACAAGGGTTACATACACCTTAAAATAATTCCCGGAGCTTCCTATGACATGATTAAAAGGGCCATGAACCTGGCAGACCGGGTGAGTGTGAACCTTGAATCAGCCACTGCAGCTGGTTTCCAGGAGCTCACCAGCACTAAAGACTATCATAACGATGTCCTGCGGAGAATGAAATGGATCGGACGTCTTAAAAAACGTCACCACGAACTGACCCCTTCGGGTCAAAGCACTCAAATAATTGTAGGGGCCAACAATGAAACTGATCAGGATGTATTGAAACGAGCCGAATGGCTCCATAAACATTTGAATATCAATCTAAGTTACCTCAGCCCTTTTGAACCGCTTAAAGAAACCCCACTGGCAGATCAAACCAAACCTGAAGAGAAACGAACACCCCGGCTGTACCAAGCCCAGTTTCTCCTGAATTCCTATGGTTTTTCACTGGATGAGATTATTTTGGATGATGAAGGTTTCATCCTCTTGAATGAAGATCCTAAATTGCTCTGGGCAAAATCTCACCCTGAAGAATTCCCTGTGGAAATAAATGAAGCCAGTTTTAAAGAGCTGATGCGTATCCCTGGCATTGGTAAAAAATCCGCCCAGAGGATCACCGACGCCCGGAGAAAAGGAGTAAAATTCACTGAACTTGATGAACTCAAAAAACTAGGTGTGGTAGCAAAAAGAGCCGAACCATTCATCCAGTTGAACCGTGCCAGGCAAACCACCCTATCATTTTAAAATTAGTTTGATGTATTAGTTTGATGTATTTTTTAAGGTGTCTAAAAATTTGTAAACTTCAAATGATCTATAAAAAAAAGAAAGTTATAAGTTATAACTAATAAGTTCTAACTTATAATTAATTATAACTTATAACTAACCACCCCCGTTTAACCACTAATTTCTAAAAATCTTCCTTTTCAAACATTTCCCAGATCTCAGGATATTTCTGTTGCACTGCCTCCTCAATAAGGGCAGATGCCT encodes:
- a CDS encoding oligosaccharide repeat unit polymerase family protein, giving the protein MKFKSVDLFSPYILVVIIALYIALAAIAYQEHLRNLQWISNTTWAYVLMGTLFFIAGVFVPKFIYNHSEKLKSILGGSNVTEENSAPWYNKLRILLDERVVLAAVLIGIFLQILNLYLLGGIPILSGYLKFKATTDLWRISYPIFLPAITILLAKYPRKWYYLLFIIGLGVFAINGYRTTTMAILISGFITLYYTRKMKTSHILISILLIGLVGVAAGYIAVMSIQWQQWSLNPLQLVAYRAGFTMMVFDKIVHMAGATGGDLFHQALSTGHPRVTVGQVVLNYPVSGSTPTTSITSTIFGPAVLDFGFYAMAIQMFIIGAVLQVIYATQVKANGAFTALYAIVLTHTMIWVETGPTDSVVYLFYLLALVAVVIYATQLVRNSKRAIVN
- the cfbB gene encoding Ni-sirohydrochlorin a,c-diamide synthase, whose amino-acid sequence is MRLVLAGTGSAVGKTTISTGIMKALSHEQEVQPYKAGPDYIDTTYHTMATGNVSRNLDSFFMSDGQIREAFERGLKISNSKIGVIEGVRGLYEGISPTGDVGNTASIAKALNAPVVLILNSRSLVKSAAAIVIGFKTLDPTIRIEGVILNLVKNRKHYLKTKEAVEKLANTPVIGGIPRDDAISVEQRHLGLVPAVERENIKRNIEDWGQVMEENIDLDALVNIMKGAGKLPEGREPLFQQENTRKVKMGIARDEVFTFYYQDNLEALESNNAKLVYFSPLHDEGVPDVDGIYIGGGYPEIFARELEANQSMRRSIEKFHQEGRPIYAECGGLMYLTRSINQHQMCDVFGYHSHMTKKPQALSYVIARAEHDNIIIPEGETFHGHEFHYSKLELEGQKPKFAFNILRGQGVVDSMDGLMSKNTLASYVHTHVAACPTFASRLVKTASGDY
- a CDS encoding radical SAM protein, with amino-acid sequence MRILGEASQYDLCNYVGFNQENFTSRNLPGIYHARTQGGCQVPLFKVLMSNHCTSDCNYCINHCHNHFERIEFSPEELISVFLHYYQNHYAEGLFLSSGMPGDADVAMENMVEVARKLRLEYEYKGYIHLKIIPGASYDMIKRAMNLADRVSVNLESATAAGFQELTSTKDYHNDVLRRMKWIGRLKKRHHELTPSGQSTQIIVGANNETDQDVLKRAEWLHKHLNINLSYLSPFEPLKETPLADQTKPEEKRTPRLYQAQFLLNSYGFSLDEIILDDEGFILLNEDPKLLWAKSHPEEFPVEINEASFKELMRIPGIGKKSAQRITDARRKGVKFTELDELKKLGVVAKRAEPFIQLNRARQTTLSF